The Bubalus kerabau isolate K-KA32 ecotype Philippines breed swamp buffalo chromosome 12, PCC_UOA_SB_1v2, whole genome shotgun sequence region tatttgtctgatgttttctgaCGTGACTTCACTGAAAAGCTTTGACTCTCTTACAGGCTGCGGAGATATTATCGCAGACCCCGAGGACGAGGCCGGGCCCGGCTGTGCCAAGCACGCCCCCGGGCCGGGCCAGCCGGGCCCCGCCACAAAGCCGCCGGGCGTGGTGGCCTACCAGGGAGGCGGGGAGGAGATGGCGAGCCCGGCCGAGGCGGACGACTCGTACCTGCAGGAGTTCTGGGACATGCTGTCCCAGACCGAGGACCAGGGAGAGGGGCCCCAGGGAGGAGCggccccggcggcggcggcggcttccGACGCGCAGGTGGCTCCAGAGACCCCCAAAGAAGCCAGGTGTGCGGAAGTGACCAAGGACGCGTCCTCGGTCAAGCGCCGGAGGCTTCACCGGGTCCCCACGGAGCTCCCCCCGAAGGAAGAGCCCAAGCACCCGGACAAGGAGCCGCAGGAAGGCGTCCCCAACAGCGACGAGGGCTACTGggattcccccacccccaggccggAGGAGGACGGCGGCGCGAGGAAGACGGGCCTCCCCAGGGACAGCGACAGCGGCGACGCGCTCCACGAGCCCTGCGCCGCCGAGCCGGATCGAAGCCCCGCGGCCCTGCCCGCCGCCCCCACTGCCAGCGAGGAGACATCCTGCTCGTCCCGGTTAAAGCCCGTGTCTCCGGTCACCATCACCTGCCCCCTGCGAACGCCGGGGAGCCTGTTGAAGGACTCCAAGATCCCGGTCAGCATCAAGCATCTGGCAAACCTGCCATCCAGCCACCCGGTGGTGCACCAGCCACCAGCCAGGAGCGAGCTGCCCAGAACCAAAATCCCGGTGTCCAAGGTGCTGGTCCGCCGGGTCAGCAGCCGGGGCTTGGCTGGGACCACCCTCCGGGCCGCGGCGTGCCACGATAGTGCCAAAAAGTTGTGAGGTCTCCGAGGCCGAGGTGGAGGGGTCGCATGTCGAGGAATACAACTTTGTCTGGAAACTGCTAGGACAAATGTTGCATCCCCAGAGAAAGGCCTTGCCGACAGTCTCCACTCAGAGCCTGGACCCAGGAGCTCTGCCCCCAGGCAGGGGAATGCTGCACAACGGGATTCCCCCTTCAGATAATTTCCTGAGGATTCTTTTCAagcactttttttccctttttttaacctttttaaaaatcccacccccccactttcttttttttctttattgcacCGAACGTTCGGAAGTCACCTTTACTTGCCTTTGCAGAAAATAAGACAACCCAACCTAAGGAAGCATCATGCCATGATATTTGGCTGTGTCACCATCCAGCGGGCCTCCAGGAACCATCTGAAGAACCAGAGAGGAGCCCTCCTCTTCCTGACACTTTActtccttattttccttttcctttccagggaaaaaaaagaaaaaacaaaaaaacaaaaaaacacccttTGCTGTATCACTGTGTGGGAAACACCTACAAAGCTGAAAGAGCCAGGTACTTACCCGATGAGCAGAGGCAGGACTGATGGGCAGAAAACCTGCTGTACTTTCAGTTGCTAGGTATGCAAATAGATATATATCTACCACTAAATGATCACAGAGTTTGGGTTTGGTGGGTTTATTTAGATCATTTGTTTGGGGAGAAATAAAAACCTCAGCAGagcagggttgttttttttttcctctctctctctttttttatttccccaCCCAGTGCAGAGATGAGGACCAGGGCAAGATTTCACTAAATGCCAACAGACAGTGTTTTAGCATTTATGAACTGTAACCTTTTCATGTGTAGATAACGCATCTTTTACAGATTATCCAGCTGTTAACCTTTTATAATCTGTCAGTAACCTCCAGTTTAAAATCTGGTTTTATAGCTAGACACCGTAACCGCTCCCAAACCATTGATGTTCTTTTATGTACTGTAAACAGAAGCagttctctttttgttttataagGGTTCTCTGCCTTTcagtgtaggggaaaaaaaaaaatctattgtgtTGATGTCCCAAAGGAATGCCTTGTCTTGGGTAAAAGTCTGTTTCTCACCCTGGACCCTGGTTTTCAGAGATTTTTACCTTGGTTATAAAAATTTCGGATTCAACCGTGTCTCAGTATGAGGAGTCCAAAACGAGGAACAcgtaaagaaaaacaatagaaaatgtaGTTTTTTCATTGACTTCTTTATGTCTTAGGACTGAGCCACATATGTTAAGAATATGACACTGGGAAACTTATGTATCGTTAACATTGTGTGCCaagattatttttgaaaagtgGTTTACTTATAtgtgtgttttctgttattttagaTGAAGCATTTATTTCAGAAAGGGTTACCATATGCCTCAATAGTTTGAATGATAAACTGAAGTCTTTCCTAGAATGCTATTAGGGTCTAATGGTTATAAAATATCTTCTTTGAAACATTTCAGTGTATTTAATCAAAAGATCAGAGCTTCTATTAGGAGATGGTTCATGGTATCGGGGAGATTCGTATTCAAGTGAAACCATACACACATAAAAGACATGCACGCTTCTCTCCAACTCTCATTTTCCAGGGAGGTTCCCTAAGTAATGAACTGATAGTACATGcttgttaagtttgttttctgttttataaaagaaagaataaggcAAGTATATGAAGAtctattttaataatatgaaaGAAGTCACAAAATAAACAGACATCAAAGGGATAAAAATCCTAGCCAATAGCACAAAGCAGGTTGTTCCCCATTTTAAACCTGCAATGACTCCATTAGAAGAGGTGGTAGAGAttgactgaatttatttattattcagaTTACTGGCTTTTCTTGCGTTGTGTCAGATCCTTAATGTTATTTCAAAGtagtgttttaatatttaatttcctaTGTCTGTCGATGAGCTCTCGTAGGCTGACATAGCCTTAAGCACTCTGAATACACCACCAGGAATTCATAAAGCAGCTCACACGTGCTCACGCACTCAGCTGTGCACAACCAACAGACAAAGGCGTTCACCATGAACTTGGAGATGTCTTAGAGATTAGTTTTGTCTTGAGAAAGGGATTTGAATTAGATTCAATGCTGATCATACTACTTAGACTCAAAATATGTCCATTTCCCCCTAGTGAAGGGGAGGgaacataaattttatttctagctGTAAAACAAAggatctttattttcttcctgtgcATCTTCGCAGGGGTTATAGTCTCCCCAGCCTGAATCCCTGACAGAGTTCTGTTTGTTCAGTAGCACAGGGAGGGTAGAAAGCCCTGAAGGACTGATGAGAATATTGTAATAGGAGGACAAcctatttatctattttgtaagCACTGGAACAAACTAGTTTTGCTTTCACAGTTTTGGGACTTGTTTCTACATTTGTACCTCTGTGTTGGGTCTTCTTTTATTAGCAAAGAAAAATGTCAGCAAAGTTTACCTTAATTTCCCTTTGCCTGTCAGTGAACCATTTTTACAggatttaaactatttttttccattattttcccatatattttccttttttttttaaactatctttaAGAATTCCATCCACACTAGTCAAATGAAAGATTCAGGCAATGAATAAAATGGCCTCAGTCACTGATGGGAAATCAAGACCAATGTAGGGAGCTGTGTCTTAACCTTTTCCAACCACAGACAAGGGATTGTCATGCCTTTTTGTGCCAAGGGCTACTTTCTCTTAGTCATGTTCATAGAGATTGTATTCTAGAATTTTAGTAGATTTACATTCCAGTAATTATTAATGCTCTTACCTAATTTGGCCATAGTTgctgttttttaaaggaaaggattGGGTATGGGCTGCTGACACCTTTCCTGTGAATCTATGATGCTAAGATAGTTGGTTGAGACCCTTTAGTCAAAGAGTTGGCCAAATTCTGTAGGAAAAAGTCAAATCAattgttttgttgttcatttgctaaatcatgtctgactttctgccaccccatggattgcatcgtgccagactcccctgtccttcactgtctcctggagtttgctcacactcatgtccactgagttggtgatgtcatccaactgtctcatcctctaggTCCAAATCAATTGTTGCCCCTCCATTTATCAGTCATTTTAACAACTTGGCACAAAGACAGCCTGACTTCAGCATCTGTGTTACCTAGGCAGTGTGGTTCGAACCCCTGTGCTTCTTACTAAGGTTTTCTTGCTTCCATTAGCCCTAGAGCATTTTGAATCATCGCTAGAGGAAATAGATTTGCATTATGTCATCTAATAACAACAATGGAATGTAGAACATTAAAGACTTCCTTTAGCTCCATTTCCCACAAATTATCTGCCTATTTAAATACAAATTGTGTGATGTCTATGAAAGTGATGACTCAGGAGTTTAAGGGTTTATTCATTAGTCTCAGCAATAGTTTTCAGGTATTGGCCCTTGCATGAATATTCACATAACCCTTTACCTTCACAGTTGTCAGAGTAGAAAGATGGTATTAGGGTTGGCGGTGTCTTTGGCTGAACTTTGAGTTTCTGTTATTTACGTTCTTTGTCAGATTAATTTTCAGCGACCTTTTACAGTTAATTTTGGCTGAAGAGACTGGTTTGCgagctttctgatctctcctttGGTTTCCATCCTGTTTCcgtggtgacctcagggagcagtACTGGGATGCTGTTCAGCGTGTTCGCCTGTTTTGACACTTGCACAGTGGAGCTCGGTCCTCACTCACATTCTAGATTTCTCTCTTGCATTAAGACTATGTGGATGTGGCCCCCTGTGCTTGCCTTCTACATTCACATGTATACTCAGCTCCCCTTATCACTGATAAAAAATTAATCCAAGAATCTTACACCATTAAGCATAAGGAAAACCATCACAGTTACCTGTTTTTTCTTAccactgctgttgttgttcagtcgctcagtcatgtatgactctttgcaaccccatggactgcaggacaccaggcttccctatccgtcgttacctcccagagcttgctcaaactcatgttgactgagtcagtgatgccatccaaccatctcatcctctgtcacccccttctcctcccaccctcagtctttcccagcaccagacgcatttccaatgagtcagctcttcacatcaggtggccaaagtattggagcttcagcttcagcatcagtccttccaatgaatatttaaggttgatttcctttagaattgactggtttgatctccttgctgcccaagggactctcaagagtcttctccatcaccgcagttggaaagcatcaattctttggtgctcagccttctttatggttcagctctcacattcatatgtgaTTGAGGATGGCCCATTAGAAGTACCTGGGTGAAATAAGAGGAGAAACTGAAATACCCCTGCCCAATTCTCGCTTCCCTTCCACTAGCCAGGCAGACTGAGGGATGAACAGCACAGTTCTTATTTAGGAGTCTTAAATTTTGTACgcacaaatatttaaaaggagTTTAGGAGCCAGAGCCTAACAGGGCAGCCTGGTTTCTCAGGTGGGAAAACCAGAGGCCAACATTTATTAATACTTGTTGAAGGGAGGGGGCTATAACAGGTGATTTGGGCATGTGGTCCCTCCTCAGGGCAGACCCTGTCCTGCTCTGAAGGTTGTCTGAAGGCCACCGTGCATTGCCTCTCACAGCCTTTTCACTGTGAGGACCATGGAGAGGAGGCAATTTGTTGCAACACTAGCCACTTCCGAGGAAAGTTATCTCCCCAGACAATGTTTCTAAGGACTGATTCAGAATGATCATTTCATGATTATGGAAAGCAATTCTTtctcaaactgaaaaacaaaaggttAAAATAGCCAATAAGCCTTCAGAATTCAAAGTGGGCacatctgattttgatattaacTCAATGCAACACGTATTCAAGGGGCTTATACTGGATCTCGTGCTTAATAAAAACCCATTCAGTTCGGAGTTCACACATAGCTGTACTGGAATCagacatttttaatattcattagaaacacctttatttcatttatacttttatttatttattttgctgataGTCTGTGGGTTGGAGCAGAATGCAGTGAGATTGAACAAGGGCAGTATGGATTAAGTCAAACATATTCCTCtaaaagggctttccaggtggcgctagtggtaaagaacccaactgccagtgcaggagacataagagatgcaggtttaatccctgggttgggaagatttcctggaagaaggcctggcaacccactctggtgttcttgcctggagaatcccatggacagaggagcctggcgggctacagtccacagggtcttaaagagtcagacacgaatgaagcaacttagcacgcacacacatattcCTCTAAAAGTAAAAATAGTAATTATACAGACAATTAACATTTGTCGAGTACTTACTTCATGCCAGCTCCTTCCAGgagctttataaatatttactcagTCCTCTCACAGCCATGTGGGTTAAGAGATATTACCTCCCTCACAGAGCATATCTAATTCATCCTTTTGGTTTACTTCTATCCCATTCATTCCATCCAtacctctgtttttctctcttcaccCAGGACAAGGATAGACACTCTTTAATGATTTACAGTAATACAAGCGCTAAGAACTGCTAAATCTCATCAACAGCTCACTTTCAATAGAGAAAGAGCTCATGCATGTCATGCAGTTGAGAATGGGTTTTGTGTCCGAAATGGTGGTATTCAGCATCATTCTGGGGGAAGGCTGCTGCTGGGTACCATTTAGAGTCAGACAATCCTCCTTGCTTGGGAGGGATCCACACCTTCTTGGGATTAACTTCAAAAGTGTAGACAGACCTCTCTTCTGTTGTCATGGTGATACTTCTGCTCTGATAGGATTTCAGTCATGCTGAGCACGTTCCACTTGTTTTTCTACTTTAAGCCCAGTCTAGGCTGGTTCTGGGTATCCTGTGTTGTTTGTTGAACTAGTAGCTGGTGGAGTGACGCCCACCTCAACATGATTCTGAATTGCAGAGACAAACTCCTGGCTCTTTCGAAAGTAGTACATCCCACGTTCTGTCTCTGCTCATTGAATGCTGGCCTGGATTTTCTAATTTGTTCATTAATTCAGCTAATATTTCATGCACACCTCTAAGTCTAAACCTATGCTGTGCATTTATTATGAGCTGAGGTGGTGCTCCGTTTTCATTGACATTCTGTCCACAAGAATCAGGCAAggtggggcttggttctgttctatggaggaggaaaaggtaaaataccttttccttttggaaaatggCAGCAATTTAGCGAGCCACTGACAAACTCTGGACCCGAAATCTAACTCTATTGCTTGTGCTTTAATTATAAGTCTCTTTTAGACATCTGATTAAATTTATGTATGATTTAGTTAAGAAACTGATCAAAGTTCTGAACTGCAAGAGTCAAACCAGATTTTTATGATGGTGGATATCATTAAAAGGATGACTGTTTCAGTTAAAAgtggacttgatttttttttttttaattatttgatggTCTTTGTACACGCATGTCTGAAAGGAAGATCTTGGAGCTAgcagggttgttttttgtttttttcctcacttGGCCAGTCAAAAATTTAGGCCATATCCACCAATTactgcatacagattttataATCTGATGACTGCTTTGTCAATAATGAAAACCAAGAAAAGCAATTTCAATAGCAGATTTGGCAGGTTACAACCTGTTTTCTTTCACTCTGATTCTGTGAAGTTGCAAGTGTCAGTGTTTAGggaaaatcattttgaaatgcaTCACTGTCACAATTAAAGAGATTATTTTATTCACATATGGGCTGCTCACGCTTGATGAAATGCTTTTTTAATGAGAAGCAGTGAAAGAATTTAATCACAGGTGATCATTGTGTTGAATAGTAAACTGGGGTAATTTTTGGAAGTTATTCAATAATTAGGTAGAGTAACTTTCTGCACTATGTGAgatcatttttaataaaacataacCTAGGTCACTGGTTGTTAGAGGCATAATAAATTTTCTCAGATCCCTGCCTAatacactaaaaaagaaaatactaaaaataactgATCAAATGACACAGGGGCATTAAATTGACACACAGGAAAGACTCGTTATCATGTCATAAAATGAAATGGACCCAGGGTGCCTGGAGGAATTAGTAAACCTTCTCAAATATGCCCCACTATAGAGTTATTTctaaatagaagaggaaaaactcTAACAAAATAATGTCTAACATTGTATACATTTAGATGAACATGAAGGATCGGATGGTGGTATTTTTTTCCAAGAATATCAGGGGAAATGGTTTAGATGTTATAGACAAAATAAATTCCTGTCATCTTTTAATGGACTCCAGCTACATACCATGCTCATTGCTAACTTCAGTTTTTCCCAAGTTATTTATAGAAAATATCTCAGTGTAATATAGGGAATTGCAGGTTgttgaaaataaagacaaagaaaatccaAATAAGAAACTCCATATTTCTAAAATTAGTTTTCCTGAAAGTCAAACGTATCTCTGAGGACAAGCTTTTGGCTGTATTATTTTTGTGCACAGGAGGAAAGTTGTTAGTAGGTttatagatattatttttataatagaatGTTAAACTCCCCCAACATCAGAAATTGTCTCCTAAAATTACTCTATGTTTTTaagacttgtttttaaaaaggattctAAATAACAAtagggtcttttctttttctcctctccaaTGGTTTAATGGGATAGATGAaccaatgtttatatttttaaacctgtaaatattttattttgggtattttgtatatttgttgATATAATTCCATTTCGTGCAAATGTATCACTGTGCATGTTGCTGGTTTTGATAGTCACTCTTAATGAATGTAAGAAGCTTGGACTAATAGCACTTTTCTTCATTCAAACATCTTAAAATGAAAGTACAGCACTGCCATTTTAAACGTGTTTAATTCAGTCAATAAATTTTGTTGCTTCTTTACATTAAACATGAATTCTGTTGGTGGTTATTTTTCCAGGATAAATTTTATTTCCACTCTCTTAACTTTTAGAGTTTATACTAGTGATGACAATAATGACCATGTGATGGGAGTATGTGTGgtgttgtgtgtggtgtgtgtgaagTGTGTATGGTATGTGTGGTATGTGTACGATGGGTGtgtatgtagtgtgtgtgtggtgtgtatagtatgtgtgaggtgtgtgtatgtagtgtatatgtgtgaggtgtatgtgaggtgtgtgtgtatgtgaggtgtgtgtgtatgtgtggtgtgtgtgataTGAGTGAAGTGTGTGaggtgtgtatggtgtgtgtatatagtgtatgtgtgtggtgtgtgtgtgtggtgtgtgatgtgtgtgtggtgtgggtgcagtttgtgtgtgtggtgtatatgTGTGGGGTATgtggtgcatgtgtgctaagtgtAGTGTGTACGTTTGACCAACAGGAGGCCCATATTTCTTTCCACACTTTGTGAACAGGTGAAACGTTACTGTTTGGCTTGAGCAAATGCCTTTGGAAAGCTTGTTTGTTATTCTAACTGTGATCTGATTTCTGAGCCTTTACTAGGAAAATCTCTGTTCCTTATAATCCCCTGTGAGTTGGACTCACCTGCTGCGTGTGACTGTAGGCAGTAGTGAATTAGAATCTTTCTGAAGAgctgttttcagttttgtttgaGGGGTATGTTTTCATAGAATCTGACTAGTAATTCAAACCCAAGGACTTCTGAAACTTAATGTGATGAATAATGAGGTTGCAccactttgaaaaataagaattcaaGTCTGCCTAGATTGTTTGAAAGTCTACTTCTCTTAGAATGGGCTTGTCCATACTGCAGTTGCTTACATT contains the following coding sequences:
- the AMER2 gene encoding APC membrane recruitment protein 2; this encodes METGGRGAAVSGGRAAAGGCGRKARAAAGTLAVEMDLHCDRAAEPPAAEPPSGKINKAAFKLFKKRKPGGAMPSIFGVKHKGDGKGAGPAGLVRSRTHDGLAEALALEGGRREEPRAGGGDGARPGPAAPRAAPGGAGPAAGGSVAKSHSFFSLLRKNGRPESGGAEQADAGKAGGRQKRGLRGLLGGVRWRRKDRRPQDSAPAGRAGAPGGLARPGSLTASLECVKEEAPAAARQPEPAGEPAAGEPAGCGDIIADPEDEAGPGCAKHAPGPGQPGPATKPPGVVAYQGGGEEMASPAEADDSYLQEFWDMLSQTEDQGEGPQGGAAPAAAAASDAQVAPETPKEARCAEVTKDASSVKRRRLHRVPTELPPKEEPKHPDKEPQEGVPNSDEGYWDSPTPRPEEDGGARKTGLPRDSDSGDALHEPCAAEPDRSPAALPAAPTASEETSCSSRLKPVSPVTITCPLRTPGSLLKDSKIPVSIKHLANLPSSHPVVHQPPARSELPRTKIPVSKVLVRRVSSRGLAGTTLRAAACHDSAKKL